A portion of the Metasolibacillus fluoroglycofenilyticus genome contains these proteins:
- a CDS encoding cadherin-like beta sandwich domain-containing protein — MKIINRILVFFLFFMLLEPTLLSVQSSAENSIELEPVANKMIDDTSVYPGGYFDGQNLLIVGYQKIEGTVFGYSESMLKFDVSSIDPARIIQSATLEFFVKSVFRTPSEWLDMQPHLNLYGSEDDGWQEDGIRVNLSKDYPIVEDREIVNGSSTYSFDVKNFIVSQVDDGMATFVLNGREIPDDLLDLSETNVESAFTVFARSTDKPPRLLIEYAPNSAPIVETGNAAQIGVNSAMISAEVASSGGEVMTERGIEYRKSGTSDYTKVVAETAEAGNYTVELTGLSPSTSYEVRAYATNTIGTSYGSVMTFTTQDITAIISADQSLTEENLDGRRLTVTLSGTTFKSPLIASDFTLQNAPKGLTISQVERTNDTEAIVTLSFDGTDFDSNHSLDLIVAGTVLTSEAALLVTPPLPVIATNDSEWITLSESDEIWEGEEDGKKIIVMLKGGTFVETLNPVNWTVNNLPSGVSKGAVARIDSKTVHITLGGNTTVSYAGDITNVVVSLKAEEYDDSTGGGVLSASGIVLRAGQAPIVSTGNVTDITTNSAEVAGEVTADGRQPITERGIEYRKSGASSYKKVSDSLADIGSYNVELNSLEANTTYEYRAYATNAKETSYGSVMTFTTQDITAIISADQSLTEENLDGRRLTVTLSGTTFKSPLIASDFTLQNAPKGLTISQVERTNDTEAIVTLSFDGTDFDSNHSLDLIVAGTVLTSDVNVTVTPPLSIIASNDSESISLSQLDDIWEAEEDGKKIIVMLKGGTFVETLNPVNWTVSNLPSGVSKGAVARIDSKTVHITLNGNAIAPYVGDITNVTVSLTTAEYDDSTDGAALSANSDIVLKAHQAPTVSTGTATEITATFVMLAGEVTSVGTKPVTEQGIEYRKSGSTDNYMRLVAQTVSNGIFAVEVTGLEPNTSYEYRAYAKNDKGITYDVLAQFSTTALSRNADLQNIVLSTGSMNERFSSNDLRYTANVGNHVREVQITATTADLFATMEIDSQQVLSGRPSQLIPLAVGNNEIDIEVTAEDGTKKTYLVTVYRMPITNGGGGGWIPSSNANLADLAVYSGEDNILKGFSPDKMAYQIETEADAIDITFETTHHGASIFVNGEKVEGRMQIDLKDGENKIEIVVRAEDGKEKIYTVTVYRKHGGGGDLIPSSNANLANLVVYKGENNILKGFSADETVYQIETEADSIDITFETTHHGASIFVNGEKVEGRIQIDLADGENTIEIVVHAEDGKEKVYTLMIKRLKVAPFSDINGHWAEEYIKEAYRNGWFKGYPNGDFGPDNHVTRMQAASLIVRVLRLTERSTVSFTDIHGIELETLEELERAYANGVIHGFSDETFKPNADVTRAQLALMIYRSYEKMTGMAYEPKQQANFPDIALYDEETQKAIAMLVELGIAEGSGGMFLPKNQATRAHAAKMLVNYKKILTSL; from the coding sequence TTTTGGCTATTCAGAATCAATGTTGAAATTTGATGTGAGCAGTATTGACCCAGCAAGAATCATTCAATCGGCAACGTTAGAGTTTTTTGTTAAGTCGGTTTTTAGAACTCCGAGCGAGTGGCTGGATATGCAGCCACATCTTAATTTGTATGGATCAGAGGACGACGGGTGGCAAGAGGATGGGATTCGGGTAAACCTATCTAAAGATTACCCAATTGTAGAGGATCGAGAAATTGTAAACGGTTCTTCTACCTATTCATTTGATGTGAAAAACTTCATCGTTTCACAAGTTGACGATGGAATGGCAACATTTGTTTTGAATGGTAGGGAAATTCCGGATGATTTATTAGATTTATCTGAAACAAATGTTGAAAGTGCGTTTACGGTTTTCGCAAGAAGTACAGATAAACCTCCCCGTTTACTCATTGAATATGCACCAAATTCTGCTCCGATTGTAGAGACAGGTAATGCGGCTCAAATTGGGGTTAACTCTGCGATGATAAGCGCGGAAGTTGCATCAAGCGGTGGAGAAGTGATGACAGAACGAGGAATTGAGTATCGTAAGTCTGGAACGTCTGATTATACGAAAGTAGTAGCAGAGACGGCAGAAGCAGGGAACTATACGGTTGAGTTAACAGGGCTTTCACCGAGCACGAGCTATGAAGTAAGAGCGTATGCAACGAATACAATTGGAACATCGTATGGAAGTGTCATGACCTTTACAACACAAGATATTACAGCAATAATAAGCGCCGATCAAAGTTTAACAGAAGAAAATTTAGATGGGAGAAGATTGACGGTTACGCTCTCAGGTACGACGTTTAAAAGTCCACTGATTGCAAGTGATTTTACATTACAAAATGCACCTAAAGGTTTGACAATCAGTCAAGTGGAGAGGACAAATGATACTGAAGCAATTGTGACGTTATCATTTGATGGCACCGATTTTGATAGCAATCATTCTCTAGACTTAATAGTAGCTGGAACGGTATTGACAAGCGAAGCAGCTCTATTAGTTACTCCACCATTGCCAGTGATAGCAACGAATGATTCCGAATGGATTACTTTATCCGAGTCAGATGAAATTTGGGAGGGAGAAGAAGATGGTAAAAAGATTATTGTCATGTTAAAGGGTGGCACATTTGTCGAAACGTTAAATCCAGTGAATTGGACGGTGAATAATCTCCCATCCGGAGTAAGTAAGGGCGCTGTAGCAAGAATAGATTCAAAAACAGTGCATATTACATTAGGAGGAAATACAACTGTGTCTTATGCTGGTGATATTACGAATGTGGTAGTAAGTCTAAAAGCGGAAGAGTATGATGATTCAACGGGTGGCGGAGTTCTAAGTGCAAGTGGGATTGTGTTGCGGGCGGGACAAGCACCGATTGTTTCGACAGGGAACGTAACCGATATAACAACGAACTCGGCTGAGGTAGCTGGAGAAGTGACGGCGGATGGAAGGCAACCTATTACAGAACGGGGAATTGAGTATCGTAAAAGTGGGGCAAGTAGCTATAAAAAAGTGAGCGATTCATTAGCAGATATAGGTAGTTACAATGTAGAGTTAAATAGTCTTGAAGCAAATACAACCTATGAATATCGCGCTTATGCGACAAATGCAAAAGAAACGTCGTATGGGAGTGTCATGACCTTTACAACACAAGATATTACAGCAATAATAAGCGCCGATCAAAGTTTAACAGAAGAAAATTTAGATGGGAGAAGATTGACGGTTACACTTTCAGGCACAACGTTTAAAAGTCCACTGATTGCAAGTGATTTTACATTACAAAATGCACCTAAAGGTTTGACAATCAGCCAAGTGGAGAGGACAAATGATACTGAAGCAATTGTGACGTTATCATTTGACGGCACCGATTTTGATAGCAATCATTCTCTAGACTTAATAGTAGCTGGAACGGTATTGACAAGCGATGTGAATGTAACAGTTACTCCTCCACTGTCAATTATAGCGTCGAACGATTCCGAATCGATTTCATTATCTCAGTTAGATGATATTTGGGAGGCAGAAGAAGATGGTAAAAAGATTATCGTCATGTTAAAGGGTGGCACATTTGTCGAAACGTTAAACCCAGTGAATTGGACGGTGAGTAATCTCCCATCCGGAGTAAGTAAGGGCGCTGTAGCAAGAATAGATTCAAAAACAGTGCATATTACGTTAAATGGCAATGCCATTGCACCTTATGTTGGAGATATCACGAATGTAACAGTTAGTCTAACGACAGCTGAATATGATGATTCTACAGATGGCGCTGCCTTAAGTGCAAATAGTGACATTGTATTAAAAGCTCACCAAGCTCCGACCGTCTCGACTGGGACAGCTACAGAAATAACGGCTACATTTGTGATGCTTGCAGGCGAGGTAACGTCGGTGGGGACGAAGCCTGTCACCGAGCAAGGAATTGAGTATCGTAAGAGTGGAAGTACAGACAATTATATGAGGCTAGTAGCACAAACAGTTAGCAACGGAATTTTCGCTGTTGAGGTAACAGGTCTTGAGCCAAATACATCATATGAATATCGAGCATATGCGAAAAATGATAAGGGAATAACGTATGACGTGTTAGCGCAGTTTTCAACGACGGCTTTATCCCGAAATGCTGACTTACAAAATATCGTTTTAAGTACTGGTAGTATGAATGAACGGTTCTCATCAAATGATTTGCGTTATACAGCAAATGTAGGCAACCATGTGCGTGAAGTTCAGATTACAGCAACAACGGCTGACTTATTTGCAACAATGGAAATAGATAGTCAACAGGTGTTAAGTGGTCGTCCTTCTCAATTGATTCCGCTAGCTGTAGGAAATAATGAGATTGACATTGAAGTAACCGCAGAAGACGGGACAAAGAAAACTTATCTAGTTACGGTGTACAGAATGCCAATTACTAACGGTGGAGGAGGCGGTTGGATTCCATCGTCCAATGCAAATTTAGCAGATTTAGCAGTGTATAGCGGTGAAGATAATATTCTTAAGGGATTTTCACCAGATAAAATGGCGTATCAAATAGAGACAGAAGCGGATGCGATTGACATCACTTTTGAAACGACCCATCATGGCGCAAGCATCTTCGTCAATGGCGAGAAAGTGGAAGGAAGGATGCAAATCGATTTAAAAGATGGCGAAAATAAGATTGAAATTGTTGTTCGTGCAGAAGATGGCAAGGAAAAAATATATACGGTTACGGTGTATAGAAAGCATGGTGGGGGAGGCGATTTGATTCCATCGTCCAATGCGAATTTAGCAAATTTGGTAGTGTATAAAGGTGAAAACAATATTCTTAAGGGATTTTCAGCAGATGAAACGGTGTATCAAATAGAAACAGAAGCGGATTCGATTGACATCACTTTTGAAACGACCCATCATGGCGCGAGCATTTTCGTCAATGGCGAGAAAGTGGAAGGAAGGATACAGATTGATTTAGCAGATGGCGAAAATACGATTGAAATTGTTGTTCATGCAGAAGATGGCAAGGAAAAAGTATATACATTAATGATTAAACGATTAAAAGTAGCACCATTTTCAGATATTAATGGGCATTGGGCAGAAGAATATATCAAAGAGGCTTATCGTAATGGATGGTTTAAAGGCTATCCGAATGGGGATTTCGGTCCTGACAATCATGTCACTCGAATGCAGGCGGCGAGCTTGATTGTTCGAGTTCTCAGGTTGACAGAACGTTCAACAGTTTCGTTTACTGATATTCATGGTATCGAACTTGAAACGCTGGAAGAATTAGAGAGAGCATACGCAAATGGTGTTATCCACGGTTTTTCAGACGAGACGTTTAAGCCAAACGCAGATGTAACACGTGCACAACTCGCATTAATGATTTATCGCTCATACGAAAAAATGACTGGTATGGCTTATGAGCCAAAGCAACAAGCAAATTTTCCTGATATTGCATTATATGATGAAGAAACACAAAAAGCAATTGCAATGCTTGTAGAACTCGGTATTGCTGAAGGTTCAGGGGGAATGTTTCTTCCGAAGAATCAGGCAACTCGTGCTCACGCAGCAAAAATGTTAGTGAATTATAAAAAGATACTTACATCACTTTAA
- a CDS encoding response regulator transcription factor, protein MKRVLVIKNGRSLAKKIVSGLTQEGYFAVTLHNENEGLNIVYEQDWDIIVLDWDSLSISGPEICRQIRVVKTTPIIIVTDKISSKDCIAGLKAGADDYIRKPFAKEELVARIKVILRREDCIRANVTNLFQFKDLLVDESHSIVTKGGENLPLTKREYDLLLFLIKNKNKILSREMLLDQVWGYDVAVNQNVVDLYIGYLRKKLKCEKKDRYIQTIHGRGYSMIEKYDKG, encoded by the coding sequence ATGAAGCGGGTGTTGGTAATCAAGAACGGGCGGTCTTTAGCAAAAAAAATCGTAAGTGGTTTAACACAAGAAGGTTATTTCGCCGTAACACTTCATAATGAAAATGAAGGTTTAAATATAGTATATGAGCAGGATTGGGATATTATCGTATTGGATTGGGATTCGTTAAGTATATCTGGACCAGAAATTTGTAGACAAATAAGGGTGGTTAAAACGACACCAATAATTATTGTGACTGATAAGATATCTAGTAAGGACTGCATAGCAGGATTAAAAGCAGGGGCAGATGATTATATAAGAAAACCATTTGCCAAAGAAGAATTAGTGGCAAGAATAAAAGTTATATTAAGACGAGAGGATTGTATTCGGGCAAACGTGACCAATCTCTTTCAGTTTAAAGACCTTTTGGTTGATGAATCTCATAGCATTGTAACAAAAGGTGGTGAGAATCTTCCCCTTACTAAGCGCGAGTACGACTTACTTTTATTTTTAATCAAAAATAAAAATAAAATATTGAGTCGTGAAATGCTGTTAGATCAGGTTTGGGGATATGATGTAGCAGTCAATCAAAATGTAGTAGATTTATATATTGGGTATTTAAGAAAAAAGCTAAAGTGTGAGAAGAAAGACCGCTATATACAAACAATCCATGGCAGAGGCTATTCTATGATTGAAAAGTACGATAAAGGGTAG
- a CDS encoding siderophore ABC transporter substrate-binding protein has protein sequence MKKSMFSKLMIMVAVLTLMLAACSTSNNEESNQSNETNQSSESNQGSESTNESEEVAEPTTVEITDVHGTVTVPINPKNVIALDNRTFETLSDWNIELVAVPKDVMPADSPYVKDESIQNIGNHREPNLEIIAAANPELVIVGQRFAGYYEDIKKLVPNAAVIDLNFDVSEEAATPGANLVNGLKDATIALGQIFDKNEEAKQLVADFDKAIEDAKSAYNGTDKVMSVIVSGGNIGFAAPHSGRVWGPMYEIFGWAPALEVDKSTSDHQGDEVSVEAIAQSNPDWIFVLDRDAAVSAESGSVPAKDVIDNSPALQNVTAISKGQIIYAPNDTYTNESLQTYLELFENLANTLK, from the coding sequence ATGAAGAAATCTATGTTTTCAAAATTAATGATTATGGTGGCAGTTTTAACATTAATGTTAGCTGCTTGCTCAACTTCGAACAATGAAGAAAGTAATCAAAGTAATGAAACGAACCAAAGCAGTGAAAGTAACCAAGGGTCAGAGTCTACTAATGAGAGTGAAGAAGTTGCTGAGCCTACGACGGTTGAAATCACTGATGTTCATGGAACGGTTACTGTTCCTATAAATCCAAAGAATGTAATTGCTTTAGATAATAGAACTTTTGAAACTTTATCAGATTGGAATATTGAATTAGTTGCTGTGCCAAAGGATGTAATGCCTGCGGATTCACCATATGTAAAAGATGAATCGATTCAAAATATTGGGAATCACCGTGAGCCAAATCTTGAAATTATTGCTGCTGCAAACCCTGAGCTTGTCATCGTTGGTCAACGATTTGCTGGCTATTATGAAGATATCAAAAAATTAGTGCCAAACGCTGCTGTTATTGACCTTAATTTTGATGTTTCTGAGGAAGCAGCTACACCTGGTGCAAATTTAGTAAATGGGCTGAAAGATGCTACAATCGCATTAGGACAAATTTTCGATAAAAATGAAGAAGCGAAACAATTAGTAGCTGATTTTGATAAAGCGATTGAAGATGCTAAATCTGCCTATAATGGAACAGATAAAGTAATGAGTGTGATTGTTTCTGGTGGTAATATTGGTTTCGCAGCTCCACATTCTGGACGTGTTTGGGGACCAATGTACGAAATCTTTGGATGGGCTCCAGCATTAGAGGTTGACAAATCTACTTCAGATCACCAAGGCGATGAAGTTTCTGTTGAGGCTATTGCACAAAGCAATCCGGATTGGATTTTCGTATTAGACCGTGATGCGGCAGTATCTGCTGAAAGTGGTTCTGTTCCTGCCAAGGACGTTATTGATAATTCACCTGCACTTCAAAATGTAACAGCTATTTCTAAAGGGCAAATTATTTATGCGCCAAATGACACTTATACAAATGAATCACTTCAAACGTATTTAGAGTTATTTGAAAACCTTGCAAACACTTTGAAATAG
- a CDS encoding ABC transporter permease, with the protein MPKNIIAGVESNSQPQLYNHNKIWTKPFILTVIVVIILGIISLFTGVYDIRGQEDGMEMFFITRVPRTAALMLTGAAMAMAGLVMQLITQNRLVEPTTTGTIEWAGLGLLFVYLLFPAPTLLLRMTGAIIFSFIGTMIFFLFLRRVKLRSSLIVPIIGLMLGAVISAVSTFIGLLFQATQNIETWFVGSFAAVQVGRYEYLWLIVIVTLLIFIYANRLTLAGLGEDVATSLGVNYNRIVLLGTGLISFAVGIVAAVIGNLPFLGLIVPNIVSMFRGDDLRSNLPWVCVIGMGTITVCDIISRTIIKPFEVPVSLILGTVGAVVFIAILLRQRKPRRLER; encoded by the coding sequence GTGCCGAAAAACATAATTGCCGGGGTTGAGAGTAATTCTCAGCCCCAGCTTTATAACCACAATAAAATATGGACAAAACCTTTTATACTAACGGTCATAGTTGTTATTATTTTAGGGATTATCTCACTGTTTACCGGAGTTTATGATATACGTGGACAAGAGGATGGAATGGAGATGTTTTTCATTACTCGCGTTCCGAGAACGGCGGCATTAATGCTTACGGGAGCCGCCATGGCAATGGCAGGGCTCGTTATGCAGCTCATTACACAGAACCGTTTAGTTGAACCTACTACAACAGGAACGATTGAATGGGCAGGTTTAGGGCTTCTTTTTGTATACTTGTTATTCCCCGCACCAACATTACTTTTAAGAATGACTGGTGCTATCATTTTTTCCTTTATAGGAACGATGATTTTCTTTTTATTTTTAAGAAGAGTTAAGCTGCGCTCGTCTTTAATTGTCCCAATCATTGGGCTGATGCTAGGCGCAGTTATTTCCGCTGTATCTACTTTCATCGGGCTTCTTTTTCAAGCGACGCAAAATATTGAAACATGGTTTGTCGGTTCTTTTGCGGCAGTCCAAGTTGGAAGATATGAATATTTATGGCTTATTGTCATTGTGACATTGCTTATTTTTATTTATGCTAATCGCTTAACTTTAGCTGGGCTAGGGGAAGATGTTGCGACAAGTCTTGGCGTGAATTACAATCGGATTGTTCTTTTGGGTACGGGTCTTATTTCTTTTGCAGTTGGTATTGTTGCCGCTGTTATTGGGAATTTACCTTTTTTAGGTTTAATTGTGCCGAATATTGTTTCAATGTTTAGAGGAGACGACCTGAGAAGTAATTTGCCTTGGGTATGTGTGATTGGGATGGGGACGATCACTGTTTGTGATATTATTTCTCGAACAATTATCAAGCCTTTCGAAGTACCTGTTTCTTTAATACTTGGAACGGTTGGGGCAGTCGTATTTATTGCTATTTTATTAAGGCAAAGAAAACCAAGGAGGCTAGAAAGATGA
- a CDS encoding iron chelate uptake ABC transporter family permease subunit produces the protein MNALGYRNKENVEIESSLPIEKRSARAFRSKKEEKRYWILLITLIALGILASYGLLVYNNPVPIDSPSFIPVVMRRIVALVAMIIAAVCQSLSTVAFQSITNNRIITPSLLGFESLYSTIQTSTIFFFGASALINFSGVGSFFFQVIVMVLMSLILYGWLLSGKYGNLQLMLLVGIIIGTGLSSISTFMRRLLAPSEFDILQARLFGSVNNADAEYFPIVIPMVIIVALLLLANSKKLNVLSLGRDVSTSFGVKHQSSIIYTLILVSILMSISTALIGPLTFYGFLVATLSYQAAPTYDHRYIFPMALAIGFLVITSAYFLMYHVFNAQGVVSVIIELLGGIIFLTVILRKRAL, from the coding sequence ATGAACGCGTTAGGTTATAGAAATAAAGAAAATGTTGAAATCGAATCTAGCCTACCTATTGAAAAAAGGTCAGCTCGAGCTTTTCGCTCTAAAAAAGAAGAAAAGCGCTATTGGATTTTGCTTATTACATTGATTGCTTTAGGCATTCTCGCCTCGTATGGGCTTTTAGTTTATAACAATCCTGTTCCAATAGATTCACCGTCCTTTATCCCTGTTGTTATGAGAAGGATTGTGGCGCTTGTGGCAATGATTATTGCGGCAGTTTGTCAGAGTTTATCCACTGTTGCTTTCCAATCGATTACTAATAATCGAATTATCACTCCTTCACTTTTAGGTTTTGAATCGCTTTATTCAACAATTCAGACGAGTACTATATTTTTCTTTGGTGCGAGTGCATTAATAAATTTTAGTGGTGTTGGGTCATTTTTCTTTCAAGTAATAGTGATGGTCTTGATGAGTTTAATTCTTTATGGATGGTTACTTTCTGGAAAGTACGGAAATTTACAACTTATGCTCTTAGTTGGAATTATTATTGGAACAGGGCTGAGTTCTATCTCAACTTTTATGAGAAGACTGTTAGCACCTTCTGAGTTTGATATTTTACAGGCAAGATTATTTGGTTCTGTTAATAATGCAGATGCTGAATATTTCCCAATCGTAATTCCAATGGTCATAATTGTAGCATTATTACTTCTTGCTAATTCTAAGAAGCTAAATGTACTGTCACTTGGGAGGGATGTATCAACTTCATTTGGCGTAAAGCATCAATCGAGTATCATTTATACGCTTATATTAGTTTCGATTTTGATGTCAATTTCAACGGCTTTGATTGGACCACTTACTTTCTATGGATTTTTAGTAGCAACTTTGAGTTATCAAGCAGCGCCAACTTACGACCATCGATATATTTTCCCAATGGCTCTTGCTATCGGATTTTTAGTAATAACGAGTGCATACTTTTTAATGTATCATGTATTCAATGCGCAAGGTGTAGTTTCAGTTATTATTGAACTATTAGGTGGAATTATATTTTTAACTGTTATTTTAAGGAAGAGGGCTCTATGA
- a CDS encoding ABC transporter ATP-binding protein codes for MIKIDNARKLYTDKVKIGPLNIEIPKAGLTSLIGPNGAGKSTTLLMIGRLLNMDEGQIMVANMDVSASKSKDLAKVLTILRQENHFVTRLTVRQLAGFGRFPYSKGRLTKEDEAIISKYIDFLDLTDLENRYLDELSGGQRQRAYVAMVLCQETEYVLLDEPLNNLDVARSVQMMEHLRHAAIEFGRTIVTVMHDINFAAKYSDRICAMKDGQIATFGTVEEVMNAEVLTDIFETKIEIIEGPYGPIAIY; via the coding sequence ATGATAAAAATTGATAATGCGAGAAAATTATATACGGATAAAGTAAAAATAGGACCTTTGAATATTGAAATACCGAAAGCGGGTCTGACGTCATTGATTGGCCCAAATGGCGCGGGAAAGTCTACAACACTTTTAATGATTGGCAGACTTTTAAATATGGATGAAGGGCAAATTATGGTAGCGAATATGGATGTTTCTGCATCAAAATCAAAGGACTTAGCAAAGGTTTTAACGATTTTGCGACAAGAAAATCATTTTGTAACGCGACTTACTGTTAGACAACTAGCTGGATTTGGACGTTTTCCTTATTCAAAGGGGAGATTAACGAAAGAGGATGAGGCGATTATTTCTAAATATATTGATTTTTTAGATTTGACTGATTTGGAAAATCGGTATTTAGATGAGCTTTCGGGTGGGCAAAGACAGAGGGCATATGTCGCAATGGTTTTGTGTCAGGAGACGGAATATGTGCTTTTGGACGAGCCTCTAAACAATCTGGACGTGGCTCGTTCTGTTCAAATGATGGAGCATTTAAGACATGCTGCTATTGAATTCGGAAGAACAATTGTAACTGTAATGCATGATATAAACTTTGCAGCTAAATATTCTGACCGAATTTGTGCGATGAAAGATGGACAAATTGCCACTTTTGGAACGGTAGAAGAGGTAATGAATGCGGAAGTTTTGACCGATATTTTCGAAACGAAAATCGAGATTATCGAAGGTCCATATGGGCCGATAGCTATTTATTAG
- a CDS encoding DUF420 domain-containing protein → MNNVKQRNYNPLIWVLSIVVIGVIFGTYFLPKSTDGTILGMQLTVLPMLNAFLNSFTFLFLLIALIMIKKKNIQLHRTFIVAAFVSTFLFCISYLTYHAMAESTSYGGDGILMYIYYFVLLTHIVLAALIVPLALVTLGRGLNMQKEKHRKIARWTMPLWLYVSFTGVLVYIMISPYY, encoded by the coding sequence ATGAATAATGTAAAACAACGAAATTATAATCCGCTGATTTGGGTTTTATCTATTGTTGTAATAGGGGTTATTTTTGGGACATACTTTTTGCCAAAAAGTACGGACGGTACAATTTTGGGCATGCAATTAACGGTATTGCCGATGCTAAATGCGTTTTTGAATAGCTTTACATTTCTCTTTTTACTGATTGCTTTAATTATGATTAAAAAGAAAAATATTCAATTGCATCGAACATTTATTGTTGCTGCATTTGTCTCTACATTTCTATTTTGTATTTCGTATTTAACGTATCATGCGATGGCTGAATCGACTAGCTATGGTGGAGACGGTATATTGATGTATATTTATTATTTTGTGCTACTTACACATATCGTTCTTGCAGCATTGATTGTACCACTAGCCTTAGTTACGCTAGGCAGAGGTTTGAATATGCAAAAAGAAAAGCACCGAAAAATTGCGCGCTGGACGATGCCGCTTTGGTTGTATGTTAGTTTTACAGGTGTGTTAGTATATATAATGATATCACCATATTATTAA